In Penaeus chinensis breed Huanghai No. 1 unplaced genomic scaffold, ASM1920278v2 CTG_1540, whole genome shotgun sequence, the following are encoded in one genomic region:
- the LOC125024642 gene encoding zinc finger protein 250-like — translation MENDCNVSNSSQALLQTNDISRLYSRYNGECVAKDQPAVESVKRAAERLNSSLSGILTIHRVTMSSLTDWMPLAPLTDEEIYGTGDSIKEELSEDISEDTCIEIKEEQFDYADKEKDEVKEKHDCLFFHNLDKVRHESNAKDTCNLVQDHDGMLLREPFGAENSLNKRHESNTKDTCNLVQDHDGMMLKKPFGAENCLNKRHESNAKDTCNLVLDHDGMMLKEPFGAENSQNKRHESNAKDTCNLVQDHDGMMLKEPFGSENSLNKRHESNAKDTRNLVQDHDGMLLKEPFGAENCLNKSSSYEDQAMHEERLKPDTQPKVELKRFVCEVCGKKFSLKRYINIHMRIHTKEKPYSCGICSKAFSQTGSLKKHMRAHSKEKPFSCDICSKAFAEKGTLVKHMRVHTKEKPYSCEICKKAFSFKSTLVKHMKVHSKEKPFSCDVCSKTFSEKSTIIKHMRLHTKEKPFSCDICSKAFAEKGTLVKHMRVHTKEKPYSCEICKKAFSFKSALVKHMKVHSSEKLFSCLICNEAFCKKCTLVKHMRVHSKEKPFSCEICKKVFSEKSSLVKHIRVHTKERPFSCELCNKAFTEKGTLGKHMRVHAKVKPFCCDICKKTFSEKSKLVIHMRVHTKEKPYSCEICNKAFSERGSRVRHMRVHTKEKPFSCAICNKKFSEKGHLVNHMKVHSKEKPFSCETCNKAFSLKHSLVRHRRVHTKGEEGEAIPPV, via the exons gttacaaCGGAGAGTGtgtggcgaaagatcagcctgcagttgagagtgtgaagagggcggcggagaga TTAAACAG TTCATTATCTGGCATACTTACCATTCACAGGGTGACGATGAGTTCCCTCACCGACTGGATGCCTTTGGCCCCACTCACGGACGAGGAAATATATGGCACAGGAGACAGTATCAAAGAAGAGCTCAGCGAAGATATTTCCGAGGATACTTGTATTGAAATTAAGGAAGAACAGTTTGATTatgcagataaagagaaagatgaagtgaaagagaaacatGACTGTCTTTTCTTCCATAATCTTGATAAAGTAAGACATGAATCAAATGCAAAGGACACATGTAACTTGGTTCAAGATCATGATGGCATGTTGTTAAGAGAACCATTTGGGGCAGAGAATAGTCTGAATAAGAGACATGAATCAAATACAAAGGACACCTGTAACTTGGTTCAGGATCATGATGGCATGATGTTAAAGAAGCCATTTGGAGCAGAGAATTGTCTGAATAAGAGACATGAATCAAATGCAAAGGACACATGTAACTTGGTTCTGGATCATGATGGCATGATGTTAAAGGAGCCATTTGGGGCAGAGAATAGTCAGAATAAGAGACATGAATCAAATGCAAAGGACACATGTAACTTGGTTCAGGATCATGATGGCATGATGTTAAAGGAGCCATTTGGGTCAGAGAATAGTCTGAATAAGAGACATGAATCAAATGCAAAGGACACACGTAACTTGGTTCAGGATCATGATGGCATGTTGTTAAAGGAGCCATTTGGGGCAGAGAATTGTCTGAATAAGAGTTCATCATATGAGGATCAGGCAATGCATGAGGAACGTCTTAAGCCGGATACACAACCGAAAGTGGAATTGAAACGTTTTGTATGTGAGGTATGTGGCAAGAAATTCTCTCTTAAGAGATATATCAACATTCATATGAGAATTcacacaaaggagaagccatacagCTGTGGGATTTGCAGCAAGGCTTTCTCTCAGACAGGTTCTCTAAAAAAACACATGAGAGCACATTCCAAGGAGAAGCCATTTAGCTGTGATATTTGCAGCAAGGCCTTTGCTGAGAAAGGAACTCTAGTGAAGCACATGAGAgtccatacaaaggagaagccatacagCTGTGAAATCTGCAAAAAGGCCTTTTCTTTCAAAAGTACGCTCGTGAAGCACATGAAAGTACATTCCaaggagaagccattcagctgtgATGTTTGCAGCAAGACCTTCTCTGAGAAAAGTACTATAATTAAGCACATGAGATTACATACCaaggagaagccattcagctgtgATATTTGCAGCAAGGCCTTTGCTGAGAAAGGAACTCTAGTGAAGCACATGAGAgtccatacaaaggagaagccatacagCTGTGAAATCTGCAAAAAGGCCTTCTCTTTCAAAAGTGCGCTAGTGAAGCACATGAAAGTACATTCAAGTGAGAAGCTATTCAGCTGTTTGATTTGCAATGAGGCCTTCTGTAAGAAATGTACTCTGGTAAAGCACATGAGAGTACATtcaaaggagaagccattcagctgtgAAATTTGCAAAAAGGTCTTCTCTGAGAAAAGTTCTCTAGTAAAGCACATAAGAGTGCATACAAAGGAGAGGCCATTTAGCTGTGAGCTATGCAACAAGGCCTTCACTGAGAAAGGTACTCTAGGAAAGCACATGAGAGTCCATGCAAAGGTGAAGCCATTCTGCTGTGATATATGCAAAAAGACCTTCTCTGAGAAAAGTAAACTAGTAATTCACATGAGAgtgcatacaaaggagaagccatacagTTGTGAAATTTGCAATAAGGCTTTCTCCGAGAGAGGTTCTCGAGTACGGCACATGAGAGTGCATACAAAGGAAAAGCCATTCAGCTGTGCAATTTGCAACAAGAAATTCTCTGAGAAAGGTCATCTAGTAAACCACATGAAAGTACATTCCaaggagaagccattcagctgtgAGACTTGCAACAAGGCTTTCTCACTAAAACATAGTCTAGTTAGGCATAGGAGAGTACATACAAAAGGTGAAGAAGGTGAAGCTATACCACCTGTGTGA